A genomic window from Osmerus eperlanus chromosome 5, fOsmEpe2.1, whole genome shotgun sequence includes:
- the kcna6a gene encoding potassium voltage-gated channel subfamily A member 6a: protein MTVVSQENQDETVVVAALFQDVCDLEQADQECSERVVINISGLRFETQLKTLSRFPSTLLGDPRKRMRFFDPLRNEYFFDRNRPSFDAILYYYQSGGRLRRPVSVPVDIFMEEMKFYEIEEEAIEMFKDDEGLIKEEERPMPKNEFQSQIWLLFEYPDSSGAAKIIAIVSVMVILISIIIFCLETLPEFREEHSVVSHLVSNGTTHEKKTNPFTDPFFVVETLCIVWFSFEFLMRFLSCPSKAAFFKNLMNSIDVVAIAPYFITLGLDLAETEQGNSQQAMSLAILRVIRLVRVFRIFKLSRHSKGLQILGQTLRASMRELGLLIFFLIIGVILFSSAAYFAEVDDPQTGFTSIPAAFWWAVVSMTTVGYGDMYPETIGGKIVGSLCAIAGVLTIALPVPVIVSNFNYFYHREHDQGENTKYTHVTCGQQSFGEFNSSDSIQSFRPTKTEYLDDGNDLDTMRYSTFNPVETYTGKLTDV from the coding sequence ATGACTGTAGTGTCCCAAGAGAACCAGGATGAGACTGTGGTAGTTGCTGCCTTATTCCAAGATGTGTGCGACTTGGAACAGGCTGACCAGGAGTGCAGCGAGAGGGTCGTGATAAACATATCTGGGTTGCGCTTCGAAACTCAATTGAAGACACTCTCCCGTTTCCCTTCAACGCTATTGGGAGATCCACGGAAAAGGATGCGCTTCTTTGATCCTCTGAGAAATGAATACTTTTTTGACAGGAACAGGCCCAGCTTTGATGCCATCCTGTATTACTATCAATCTGGAGGAAGGCTTCGGAGACCCGTCAGTGTACCTGTTGACATTTTCATGGAAGAAATGAAATTTTACGAAATTGAGGAGGAGGCCATAGAAATGTTCAAGGATGATGAAGGTTTGATAAAGGAGGAAGAACGTCCAATGCCCAAGAATGAGTTTCAAAGCCAAATATGGTTGTTGTTCGAGTATCCTGATAGCTCAGGGGCTGCAAAAATTATTGCTATAGTTTCAGTTATGGTGATTTTGATATCCATCATCATATTTTGTCTGGAGACTTTGCCGGAATTCCGGGAAGAACACAGTGTAGTGTCTCATCTTGTTTCAAATGGAACTACCCACGAGAAAAAAACAAATCCTTTTACGGATCCATTTTTTGTGGTTGAGACTCTCTGCATAGTGTGGTTTTCCTTTGAGTTTCTGATGAGGTTTCTGTCGTGCCCTAGCAAAGCAGCTTTCTTTAAAAACCTAATGAATTCTATTGACGTTGTTGCGATTGCACCTTATTTTATCACTCTTGGCCTGGATCTCGCTGAAACCGAGCAGGGAAATAGTCAACAGGCAATGTCTTTAGCCATACTCAGAGTTATCCGTCTGGTACGAGTCTTTAGGATTTTCAAACTTTCGAGACACTCCAAGGGTCTTCAAATTCTCGGTCAAACTCTTCGTGCAAGTATGAGAGAACTTGGACTGTTAATATTCTTTCTGATCATAGGGGTTATTTTGTTCTCCAGCGCCGCTTACTTCGCGGAGGTTGACGACCCACAAACAGGATTTACAAGTATCCCCGCTGCATTCTGGTGGGCTGTGGTGTCCATGACCACAGTTGGGTATGGAGACATGTACCCAGAAACTATTGGAGGCAAGATAGTGGGATCTTTATGCGCCATCGCTGGGGTGCTTACAATTGCCTTACCTGTCCCTGTCATCGTATCAAATTTCAACTATTTCTATCACAGAGAGCATGACCAGGGGGAAAATACTAAATATACACACGTGACTTGCGGACAGCAATCATTCGGGGAATTCAATTCAAGTGACAGCATACAGTCGTTTAGGCCTACTAAAACAGAATATCTGGATGATGGGAACGATTTGGATACTATGCGATATTCCACCTTCAACCCCGTTGAAACATACACTGGCAAACTGACAGACGTTTAA